From one Gracilibacillus salinarum genomic stretch:
- a CDS encoding site-specific integrase translates to MKVVQPIRDLKQLEAVKGYLRGKNKRDYLLFMVGISSALRISDILTLKVKHVWNGKKANEFIEIKEKKTGKYKRFPITKNLTKAINEYMKEYINKNQNDYLFTSRKGINQPISRQYAASMLNTACDMVGINERFSTHGMRKTWGYWAFQKGISLDYICIALNHSSVAETKRYLGILQEDLDNLYLEVNL, encoded by the coding sequence TTGAAGGTAGTTCAGCCAATAAGGGACTTGAAACAGCTTGAAGCTGTAAAAGGATATTTACGTGGGAAAAATAAAAGGGATTATTTACTCTTTATGGTAGGGATATCATCAGCTTTAAGAATAAGTGATATTTTAACACTAAAGGTAAAACATGTTTGGAATGGGAAAAAAGCTAATGAATTTATAGAAATAAAAGAAAAGAAAACTGGAAAATACAAAAGGTTCCCTATAACAAAGAACCTTACAAAAGCTATAAATGAATACATGAAAGAGTATATTAATAAAAATCAGAATGATTACCTTTTTACAAGTAGAAAGGGAATAAATCAACCGATTTCAAGACAATATGCAGCATCCATGCTAAATACCGCCTGTGACATGGTGGGTATTAATGAAAGATTTTCGACACATGGAATGAGAAAAACTTGGGGCTACTGGGCATTTCAAAAAGGTATATCGCTCGATTATATATGTATAGCTCTAAATCATAGTTCTGTAGCAGAAACCAAAAGATATCTTGGTATATTACAAGAAGATCTTGACAACTTATACTTAGAGGTGAATTTATAA
- a CDS encoding TnsA endonuclease N-terminal domain-containing protein — translation MGTNNWTKEKLGKYLKEGRGQGIGKDYLPWNYTYNYSSKGRVSRIYGLKTNRVHHLHSDNQYRAFLLFEFNSSVIDIRESFPLLDVDEVIDDKEDLRFDKFLDKETKEPYLLTTNFLLTVKDANGEEKDIARTVKNTTELKRKITFEKLEIERRYWQHKGIDWKVITEKQLPRQLAKNIEWIRETLLVGSEGELDKDERSVAMMRFILENDELPLKELLKIFDKKEGLQKGSGLFLFRYLIAKKELAIDLTKRIDLESKVNNLLL, via the coding sequence ATGGGGACGAACAATTGGACTAAAGAAAAATTAGGCAAGTATCTAAAGGAAGGAAGAGGTCAGGGGATTGGAAAAGATTATCTACCTTGGAACTACACGTACAATTACAGTTCCAAAGGTAGGGTTTCGAGAATCTATGGGCTAAAAACAAATCGTGTACATCATCTTCATTCTGACAATCAATATAGGGCTTTTCTATTATTCGAATTTAATTCTAGTGTTATTGATATTAGAGAATCTTTTCCGCTGTTAGATGTTGATGAGGTAATTGATGATAAAGAGGATTTACGGTTTGATAAGTTCTTGGATAAGGAGACTAAAGAGCCTTATTTGTTGACCACAAATTTCCTATTGACTGTAAAAGACGCTAACGGAGAAGAAAAGGATATAGCAAGAACAGTAAAAAATACAACAGAACTTAAAAGGAAAATAACATTTGAAAAGCTAGAAATTGAAAGAAGGTATTGGCAGCATAAAGGAATTGATTGGAAGGTAATTACTGAGAAACAGCTTCCTAGACAGTTAGCAAAAAATATTGAATGGATAAGAGAGACGCTACTGGTGGGTAGTGAGGGGGAGTTGGATAAAGATGAACGTTCTGTAGCGATGATGAGATTTATCTTGGAAAATGATGAACTTCCCTTAAAAGAGCTGCTGAAGATATTTGACAAAAAGGAAGGATTACAGAAAGGATCGGGCCTGTTTCTCTTTCGCTATTTGATAGCAAAGAAAGAGTTAGCTATTGATCTCACAAAAAGGATAGATTTAGAGTCAAAAGTTAATAATTTACTGCTTTAA
- a CDS encoding Mu transposase C-terminal domain-containing protein: MELKENFLLQYHDGRTIRIVFCERLSSIIYAIDMNKVRWPFLIREDELISDYNNEEITILENDPYTRYVVEEELSNAEKERRNQACDIVNFVLQQVDREVLIFQSKYREKAIKLAVSEYKINYSTVKSYLVRYWKGGKIRNGLLPAFNLCGSKGKDRKEGDKKRGRPRKIGSRQGINIDDKVKRYFKTGLNRYYYNGRQNSLKVTYELILKDFFTETKVDINGNEVPVIKEPSSIPTYPQFFYWFKKLNNPKKELINRKGARNYFQNHRAIIGNSTQDAGLGPGTLWQIDSTQFDIYLVSSVDRNLIVGRPTLICVIDVFSRMIVGVNVTFESFNSYTGTMVALANSMLPKSDFCKQFGITLDKDEWDVACVPQRIFADRGELNGKQIEDAIGGLGISIQNTPPYRADYKGIIEQAFAQLNIKVKPFADGVVKNGKNTIERGDEDYRLKANLTIDEFTRIVIKCVLFHNNHHVLSEYVLDEMMISEEVEKIPVKIWDYGVNNMKGQLRVLPEQTVKMHLLPTDIGTITSRGVRFKKMLYASDYSLKNNWFQSARINGSKKIKIWYDPRDLSYVYTINEDGEFHKLHLLEHLTKYENKGIDEINQIIKHEQSIDNRSKEQELQEKMKLYDDIQTIVGQGKKKTAAQKDDSLSRAQRLRGIRENQREKRELKRELNIQKVEAGETLMESVEKQGHTEDELDLFRAIQELDWDDDIE; this comes from the coding sequence TTGGAACTGAAGGAGAATTTTTTATTACAGTATCATGATGGAAGAACAATACGGATTGTATTTTGTGAACGACTTTCTTCTATTATATATGCAATTGATATGAATAAAGTTAGATGGCCATTTCTCATTAGAGAAGATGAATTAATTTCTGATTATAATAACGAAGAAATAACGATTTTAGAAAATGACCCATACACACGTTATGTTGTTGAAGAAGAATTAAGCAATGCAGAAAAGGAAAGAAGAAATCAAGCATGTGATATAGTGAATTTTGTACTTCAACAAGTAGATAGAGAGGTTTTGATATTTCAAAGCAAGTATCGTGAAAAAGCCATTAAACTAGCAGTATCAGAATATAAAATCAATTATTCAACTGTAAAAAGTTATCTTGTACGTTATTGGAAAGGTGGAAAGATAAGAAATGGATTGCTCCCTGCATTTAATTTATGCGGCTCTAAAGGTAAGGACAGAAAAGAGGGTGATAAAAAGAGGGGCAGACCTAGAAAAATAGGAAGTAGACAAGGGATAAATATTGATGACAAAGTAAAGAGATATTTCAAAACAGGATTAAATCGTTATTACTACAATGGAAGGCAGAACTCGTTAAAAGTGACTTATGAATTAATATTAAAGGATTTTTTTACAGAAACAAAGGTTGATATAAATGGTAATGAAGTACCCGTGATTAAGGAGCCTTCAAGTATTCCTACTTACCCTCAATTCTTTTATTGGTTTAAGAAGTTAAATAATCCAAAAAAGGAATTGATTAATAGAAAAGGAGCAAGGAACTATTTCCAAAATCATCGTGCTATCATTGGAAATTCAACACAAGATGCTGGATTAGGTCCAGGAACACTTTGGCAAATAGACTCTACACAGTTTGATATTTATCTGGTTTCATCCGTAGATCGTAACTTGATTGTTGGCAGACCAACTTTAATATGCGTAATTGATGTATTTTCCAGAATGATAGTTGGGGTTAATGTCACTTTTGAGTCATTTAATTCGTACACAGGCACTATGGTTGCTCTTGCAAATAGCATGTTACCCAAGAGTGATTTTTGTAAACAGTTTGGTATCACACTGGATAAAGATGAGTGGGATGTGGCTTGTGTGCCGCAAAGGATTTTTGCTGACAGGGGTGAACTAAACGGTAAACAGATTGAAGATGCTATTGGAGGATTAGGTATTTCGATACAGAACACCCCTCCGTACAGAGCTGACTACAAAGGGATTATTGAACAGGCATTTGCACAATTAAACATAAAGGTCAAACCATTTGCTGATGGGGTTGTAAAGAATGGGAAGAACACAATAGAGAGGGGAGACGAAGATTATAGACTTAAAGCTAATCTAACAATAGACGAATTCACACGAATTGTTATCAAATGTGTGCTATTCCATAACAATCATCATGTCTTGAGTGAATATGTATTGGATGAAATGATGATTAGTGAAGAAGTTGAAAAAATACCCGTTAAGATATGGGACTACGGAGTGAACAATATGAAAGGGCAATTACGAGTATTACCTGAACAAACAGTAAAGATGCACCTACTTCCAACTGATATAGGAACCATTACTTCACGTGGGGTTAGATTTAAGAAGATGTTGTACGCTTCGGATTACTCATTGAAAAATAATTGGTTTCAGTCAGCAAGAATTAACGGTAGCAAAAAAATAAAGATTTGGTATGATCCGAGGGATCTTTCCTATGTGTATACAATTAATGAGGATGGGGAGTTTCACAAGTTGCATCTACTTGAGCATTTGACTAAGTATGAAAATAAAGGAATAGATGAAATAAATCAGATAATAAAGCATGAACAATCAATAGATAACAGAAGCAAGGAACAAGAATTGCAGGAGAAGATGAAGTTATATGACGATATTCAAACGATTGTTGGACAAGGAAAGAAGAAGACGGCAGCACAAAAAGATGATTCATTAAGTAGGGCTCAACGACTAAGGGGAATAAGGGAGAATCAACGAGAAAAAAGGGAACTTAAACGGGAATTGAATATACAGAAGGTGGAGGCAGGGGAAACATTGATGGAATCAGTTGAAAAACAGGGACATACAGAGGATGAACTTGATTTGTTTAGAGCTATACAAGAGCTAGATTGGGATGATGATATTGAGTAA
- a CDS encoding AAA family ATPase, translated as MSNSIFLPNGMEAIQAEYKEFPLEEFNQNPLIQALPPLLDKAAIIRKLMVKPIYNDEEKHAESIYRIHMINRLFQLYTPLPVHIDVWNMIHTLILQGYLARNPFDKNYKKYINDSGKEIINRSYEINSRQNFRTTSSCGTFIGFSGMGKTTTINRVLSDIPQVIIHNEYKGAHFNQIQLVWLKLEAPSNSSLKALCLQFFMKVDELLGTNNYKKYVSRNMSVDSMLPLISQVAHNIGLGLLVIDETQNIKKRGAEQIMNFFVYLINTGINLCLIGTPGAYDLFGKELRMTRRLTGNAEIIYNNMQYGNEFNLLLESIWKYQWTQNFVPYNEEFGKTIYELTQGISDLVIKLFVYSQQLAIESGKEELSIGLIKKVANEKFRLLQPMLNAIRSGNPHKIAKYEDIRKIELEESRIKQNIAVRKEEPVRKKKEYNVEPPEKVEKPKQKTKCKEYSEDDLRNLLQLGAKEDKSPYQLLLENNYIEEATTWIDVKDV; from the coding sequence TTGAGTAACTCTATATTTCTACCAAATGGAATGGAGGCTATTCAGGCAGAGTATAAGGAATTCCCGTTGGAAGAGTTTAATCAAAACCCGTTGATTCAAGCACTACCACCATTATTGGATAAAGCAGCAATCATTAGAAAGCTCATGGTTAAACCAATCTATAATGATGAAGAAAAACATGCTGAAAGTATTTATCGAATACACATGATAAACCGATTGTTTCAGCTATATACTCCTCTTCCGGTGCACATAGATGTGTGGAATATGATTCATACATTGATTCTGCAAGGTTATTTGGCTAGGAACCCTTTTGATAAGAACTATAAAAAGTATATTAATGACTCTGGAAAAGAAATTATTAATCGTTCATATGAAATAAATAGTAGACAAAATTTCAGAACCACTTCTTCTTGCGGGACATTTATCGGTTTTTCTGGCATGGGTAAGACAACAACAATTAATAGAGTTCTAAGCGATATTCCACAAGTAATCATTCACAACGAATACAAAGGTGCCCATTTTAATCAAATCCAACTTGTATGGTTGAAGCTAGAAGCACCAAGTAATTCAAGTTTAAAAGCATTGTGCTTACAATTTTTCATGAAAGTGGATGAATTGCTAGGAACAAATAATTATAAGAAATACGTTTCAAGAAATATGTCTGTAGATAGCATGTTACCTTTAATCAGTCAGGTAGCACACAATATAGGGCTGGGTCTACTTGTTATTGATGAAACACAGAATATAAAAAAACGTGGTGCGGAACAAATTATGAACTTCTTTGTCTACTTAATAAATACGGGAATTAATCTTTGCTTAATAGGAACCCCGGGTGCGTACGATTTATTCGGGAAGGAATTGCGTATGACAAGGCGTTTAACAGGCAACGCTGAAATCATCTATAACAATATGCAATATGGCAATGAATTTAACCTTTTGTTAGAGTCGATATGGAAATATCAATGGACACAAAATTTCGTACCTTATAATGAAGAATTCGGTAAAACAATATATGAGCTTACTCAGGGTATATCTGATTTAGTGATAAAGTTATTTGTGTACTCGCAACAGCTTGCTATAGAAAGTGGAAAAGAAGAGCTTTCCATCGGTCTAATAAAGAAAGTTGCAAATGAAAAGTTTAGGTTACTTCAACCAATGTTAAATGCAATTCGTTCAGGGAATCCACATAAAATTGCAAAGTATGAAGATATAAGAAAGATTGAATTAGAAGAGTCGAGAATAAAGCAAAATATAGCAGTGAGAAAGGAAGAACCAGTAAGAAAGAAGAAGGAATATAATGTCGAACCACCTGAGAAGGTAGAGAAACCTAAGCAGAAAACCAAGTGTAAAGAATACTCGGAAGATGATTTACGCAATTTGCTTCAGCTGGGAGCTAAAGAAGATAAATCACCATATCAATTGCTACTAGAAAATAATTATATTGAGGAAGCCACAACATGGATTGATGTGAAAGATGTATGA
- a CDS encoding TnsD family Tn7-like transposition protein — MINFLPELYENELFYSVIARYQRKCGMISVRALIEDLFGSYVLVSSSYFPQYIDSFVKCLPQTSKVTSKEIIEKHTLFPFYTSFLSQEKTDLIYDTIGKGSNGSKKNIEKLIGFGGSKVRKPSYLKYCPVCFKEDIDTLGESYWRINHQIIGAYYCSKHHILLKESPVLSTGSGLEFICADEEVCNEKIVADDYSDTIKQLNLQHIHTAESLLNKNLQRKELNYIINYYIDRLREKGLASRNGNLYMKDVQERFLHYYPTQYLEMMQSGIDPDSPTNWLRLFIRNNQKNRSPLRHLLFLQFLGVSAENLFQEKRVIGKKSGSVKHNPNFSIHQRRENWLRLIAENPGANRSQLKDKGKGLHTWICKYDWDWYDNVTPKAQLGKEKVSTIDWEKRDEECLRLATGAVEKLLKKQGKPIRITTESVRKELGIGQWLRNPKLARTNQYLQEVKEDIVEFRIRKIRWAIKEMIQKGETLTPYKIQLYAGFGGRNKEARKLILEIKNRL; from the coding sequence ATGATTAATTTTCTACCAGAATTGTACGAAAACGAACTTTTTTATTCTGTGATTGCACGATATCAGAGGAAGTGCGGAATGATAAGTGTGAGAGCTTTAATAGAAGATTTATTCGGAAGTTACGTTTTAGTATCTTCTTCTTATTTTCCCCAATACATTGATTCATTTGTTAAATGTTTGCCACAAACTTCAAAAGTAACATCTAAGGAGATTATCGAGAAACATACTCTATTTCCGTTTTATACATCATTTCTTTCACAGGAGAAAACAGACCTTATCTACGATACAATTGGAAAAGGATCAAATGGATCTAAAAAAAACATTGAAAAGCTAATAGGATTTGGTGGAAGTAAAGTACGAAAACCGAGTTATTTAAAGTATTGTCCGGTTTGTTTTAAGGAAGATATAGATACATTGGGTGAGAGTTATTGGCGTATCAATCATCAGATAATAGGTGCCTATTACTGTTCAAAACACCATATCCTTTTAAAAGAGAGTCCAGTTTTAAGTACTGGAAGCGGTCTTGAATTTATATGTGCAGATGAAGAGGTTTGTAATGAAAAGATAGTAGCAGATGATTACTCAGATACTATTAAACAATTAAATCTCCAACATATCCATACTGCGGAGTCCTTATTGAATAAGAATCTTCAGAGAAAAGAGTTAAACTATATAATTAATTATTACATTGATAGGTTAAGAGAAAAAGGGCTAGCTTCAAGGAATGGAAATCTGTATATGAAAGATGTTCAAGAAAGATTTCTACATTACTATCCTACACAGTATTTGGAAATGATGCAGAGCGGTATTGATCCAGATAGTCCGACTAATTGGCTTCGATTGTTTATACGAAATAATCAAAAAAATAGGAGTCCCTTGAGACATTTATTGTTCTTGCAATTTTTGGGTGTTAGTGCAGAAAATCTTTTTCAAGAAAAAAGGGTTATAGGAAAGAAGTCCGGTTCAGTCAAACATAATCCGAATTTTAGCATTCACCAGAGAAGGGAAAACTGGTTACGTTTAATTGCAGAAAATCCGGGTGCAAATAGAAGTCAGTTAAAAGATAAGGGGAAAGGGCTACATACATGGATTTGTAAATATGATTGGGATTGGTATGACAATGTAACACCAAAGGCTCAATTGGGGAAAGAAAAAGTTAGCACGATTGATTGGGAAAAGAGAGATGAAGAATGTTTGAGGCTTGCTACAGGAGCCGTAGAAAAGTTATTAAAAAAACAAGGGAAACCAATTCGAATAACTACAGAAAGTGTCAGAAAAGAGCTAGGTATAGGGCAATGGTTAAGAAACCCGAAATTAGCAAGAACTAATCAGTATTTACAAGAAGTTAAGGAAGATATAGTTGAATTCCGCATTCGTAAAATTAGATGGGCAATAAAGGAAATGATTCAAAAAGGCGAAACGTTAACTCCATATAAAATTCAACTTTATGCTGGCTTCGGTGGGAGAAATAAAGAAGCAAGGAAATTGATTTTGGAAATTAAAAATCGCCTTTAA
- a CDS encoding DUF6414 family protein, with protein sequence MTRNESSDQKKIIKIVYFDEMSATDYITIQNGGQIDWSTTENKEKLAKLLAEIDAQAKGGVNWFSAIKASLSGHTNASYDARTRSLIESTLTNTLLTDYINIASMDKNVYQFHDAGVHAPENSVTMYKMYSSYLNVVPKEEIPIDLEQLNNAVLGERGYYQMLLNGETEPKHVLRFNINAFKNNYSLADLSKMSLSYFGVRVGTCTKEQLSMEKEFEFEDDKKKPSAIQVVTGSDQTSHDKLLDVYDIVLAGVMGE encoded by the coding sequence ATGACAAGAAATGAATCTTCTGATCAAAAAAAGATAATAAAGATAGTGTATTTCGATGAAATGTCTGCAACGGATTATATTACTATTCAAAATGGTGGGCAAATTGATTGGAGTACAACAGAAAATAAAGAAAAACTTGCTAAATTATTGGCTGAAATTGATGCACAAGCTAAAGGAGGAGTTAATTGGTTTTCTGCAATAAAGGCATCGTTGTCTGGTCATACAAATGCAAGTTATGATGCTAGAACCAGAAGTTTAATTGAAAGTACCTTAACAAATACACTTCTAACAGACTATATCAATATTGCTAGTATGGATAAGAATGTATATCAATTTCATGATGCCGGTGTTCATGCTCCAGAGAATTCTGTAACGATGTATAAGATGTATAGCTCCTATCTGAACGTTGTTCCTAAAGAGGAGATACCTATTGATCTTGAACAATTAAATAATGCTGTATTAGGAGAAAGAGGTTACTATCAAATGCTTTTAAATGGAGAAACAGAACCTAAGCATGTATTAAGGTTCAATATCAATGCCTTTAAAAATAATTACAGTTTAGCAGATCTATCGAAAATGAGTTTATCCTACTTCGGTGTAAGAGTTGGAACATGTACAAAAGAGCAATTATCTATGGAGAAAGAATTTGAATTTGAAGATGATAAGAAAAAACCTAGTGCCATTCAGGTAGTCACAGGTAGTGACCAGACTTCTCATGATAAATTACTAGACGTTTATGATATAGTATTGGCAGGTGTTATGGGTGAGTAA
- a CDS encoding AAA family ATPase, giving the protein MSNIVIYYGSKNEFYKIIPTDHRTLTDLVYEIDKDSKSYVIHIQGQNENDNNDERVFVENFVASSDEYAGVREHVIINFNNFLSKFDSKNIYLHNPPLQISDQIIRLHPNTEIVYQDYCLITLDHLKIINSKYDLKIIGQSSVKFELLQALFPLTLDDRIRPVVLLLYGNSGLGKTETAKFIAEVVGEPLFRKQFSMFQNNQFSTYLFGGAHYEKSFAKDLLDRESNVLLLDEFDKAHSSFHSAFYQLFDEGVYEDQNYSLRLEKSIIICTSNYNDLNEIEEHLGSAIYNRFDKIVHFNDLNDEAKQKIGEQIYESLIEVYENRLSESIIQRLSSSYVECDNVREIKHLIEDSFALHAVLENIKE; this is encoded by the coding sequence GTGAGTAATATAGTGATATACTATGGTTCGAAAAATGAATTTTATAAAATAATTCCCACTGACCATAGGACTTTGACAGATTTAGTCTATGAAATAGATAAGGATAGTAAAAGTTACGTTATTCACATTCAAGGTCAGAATGAAAATGATAATAATGATGAACGTGTTTTTGTTGAAAATTTTGTAGCAAGCTCTGATGAATATGCAGGCGTACGAGAACACGTTATTATTAACTTTAATAACTTTTTAAGCAAATTTGACTCTAAAAATATTTATTTACACAATCCCCCTTTGCAAATTAGTGACCAAATCATAAGGTTGCATCCTAATACAGAAATTGTCTACCAAGATTATTGTTTAATTACTCTTGACCATTTAAAAATAATTAATTCTAAATATGATTTAAAGATAATTGGTCAAAGTAGTGTGAAGTTTGAGTTGTTACAGGCACTTTTTCCGTTGACATTAGATGATAGAATAAGGCCAGTAGTTTTGTTATTGTATGGGAACTCAGGTTTAGGTAAAACAGAAACTGCTAAGTTTATTGCGGAAGTAGTTGGAGAACCACTTTTTAGAAAGCAGTTTTCTATGTTTCAAAATAATCAATTCTCTACGTACTTATTTGGAGGTGCCCATTACGAAAAAAGTTTCGCAAAAGATCTGTTAGATAGAGAATCAAATGTACTTTTATTAGATGAATTTGATAAAGCACATTCTTCATTTCATAGTGCCTTTTACCAATTGTTTGATGAAGGAGTTTACGAAGATCAAAATTATTCCCTAAGGTTAGAAAAGTCAATAATAATTTGTACTTCTAACTACAATGATCTGAATGAGATTGAAGAGCATTTAGGGAGTGCAATCTATAATAGATTTGATAAAATTGTACATTTTAATGATCTAAATGACGAAGCGAAACAAAAAATTGGAGAACAAATATATGAAAGTTTAATAGAAGTTTATGAAAATAGATTGAGTGAAAGCATTATACAACGTCTATCCAGTAGTTATGTAGAATGTGATAATGTAAGGGAAATTAAACACCTTATAGAGGATTCTTTTGCATTACATGCTGTGTTGGAAAATATAAAAGAATAA